The following proteins are co-located in the Microbacterium profundi genome:
- a CDS encoding DEAD/DEAH box helicase: MNEPTEESPATPGFEELGITGPVLAAIRGLGYETPSPIQAATIPTLLGGRDVVGMAQTGTGKTAAFALPVLERLDVSQKTPQALVLAPTRELALQVCEAFESYAAKMKGVHVLPVYGGQGYGVQLSALRRGVHVIVGTPGRIMDHLAKGTLDLSALKYLVLDEADEMLKMGFAEDVEQILAQTPAEKQVALFSATMPPQIRRLAQKYLRDAEEITVKSKTASSTNITQRYLVVSYQQKVDALTRILEVENFDGMIVFVRTKNETETLAEKLRARGYSAAAINGDVAQVQRERSVNQLKDGKLDILVATDVAARGLDVERISHVVNYDIPTDTESYTHRIGRTGRAGRTGDAISFITPRERYLLKSIEKATRQAPTQMTLPSTDDVNTTRLARFDDGITAALAETSRIEAFRDIVAHYVRNHDVPEGDVAAALAVVAQGKTPLLLDPANDPLARSVEADNRPRRDSGDRAERGTGPRTERRSRSDYAPYRIEVGRRHRVEPRQIVGALANEGGLGRDDFGGIKINPDFSIVELPANLSPSVLDKLKDTRISGRLIEIKADRGAPGRRSGGDGGARGGYERRDRPSYSDRPARDDRPARKPRHKD, encoded by the coding sequence TTGAACGAGCCCACCGAAGAATCCCCCGCGACCCCCGGATTCGAGGAACTCGGCATCACCGGACCCGTCCTCGCCGCCATCCGCGGCCTCGGGTACGAGACCCCATCGCCCATCCAGGCGGCCACCATCCCGACGCTTCTCGGCGGCCGCGACGTCGTGGGTATGGCACAGACGGGAACGGGCAAGACGGCCGCGTTCGCGCTGCCGGTGCTGGAACGCCTCGACGTCTCGCAGAAGACGCCGCAGGCACTCGTACTGGCGCCGACCCGTGAGCTCGCGCTCCAGGTCTGTGAGGCGTTCGAGTCGTACGCAGCGAAGATGAAGGGCGTGCACGTGCTGCCCGTCTACGGCGGCCAGGGCTATGGTGTGCAGCTTTCCGCGCTGCGCCGCGGCGTGCACGTCATCGTCGGAACCCCCGGTCGTATCATGGACCACCTCGCCAAAGGCACCCTCGACCTCTCGGCGCTGAAGTACCTGGTGCTCGATGAGGCCGACGAGATGCTGAAGATGGGCTTCGCAGAGGATGTCGAGCAGATCCTTGCTCAGACGCCTGCCGAGAAGCAGGTCGCCCTGTTCTCGGCGACCATGCCGCCGCAGATCCGCCGCCTCGCCCAGAAGTACCTGCGCGATGCGGAGGAGATCACGGTCAAGTCGAAGACGGCGTCGAGCACGAACATCACGCAGCGCTACCTCGTCGTCTCGTACCAGCAGAAGGTCGACGCGCTCACGCGCATCCTCGAGGTCGAGAACTTCGACGGCATGATCGTCTTCGTCCGCACGAAGAACGAGACCGAGACCCTCGCCGAGAAGCTGCGTGCGCGTGGCTATTCCGCAGCCGCCATCAACGGCGACGTTGCACAGGTGCAGCGCGAGCGCAGCGTCAACCAGCTCAAGGACGGCAAGCTCGACATCCTCGTCGCCACCGACGTCGCCGCCCGCGGTCTGGACGTGGAGCGCATCAGCCACGTCGTCAACTACGACATCCCCACCGACACCGAGTCGTACACGCACCGCATCGGCCGCACCGGCCGCGCAGGCCGCACTGGCGATGCCATCAGCTTCATCACGCCGCGCGAGCGCTACCTGCTCAAGAGCATCGAGAAGGCAACCCGCCAGGCGCCGACGCAGATGACTCTTCCGAGCACGGACGACGTGAACACCACGCGTCTCGCGCGCTTCGACGACGGCATCACTGCAGCACTTGCAGAGACCAGCCGCATTGAGGCCTTCCGCGACATCGTCGCCCACTACGTGCGAAACCACGATGTGCCGGAGGGCGATGTCGCGGCGGCGCTGGCCGTCGTCGCGCAGGGCAAGACGCCACTGCTGCTCGACCCCGCCAACGATCCGCTCGCAAGGTCGGTCGAGGCGGACAACCGCCCGCGTCGCGACTCCGGCGACCGTGCCGAGCGAGGAACAGGACCACGTACCGAGCGACGCAGTCGCAGCGACTACGCGCCGTACCGCATCGAGGTCGGCCGTCGTCACCGGGTCGAGCCGCGACAGATCGTCGGTGCGCTGGCCAATGAGGGCGGCCTCGGCCGCGATGACTTCGGGGGGATCAAGATCAACCCGGATTTCTCGATCGTCGAGCTGCCCGCGAACCTCAGCCCTTCGGTTCTCGACAAGCTCAAGGACACCCGCATCTCCGGTCGTCTGATCGAGATCAAGGCCGACCGCGGAGCCCCCGGGCGACGCAGCGGTGGCGACGGCGGAGCCCGAGGCGGCTACGAGCGCCGCGACCGCCCCTCGTACAGCGACCGTCCGGCTCGTGACGACAGGCCCGCCCGGAAGCCGCGTCACAAGGACTGA